The Methylomicrobium agile genome has a segment encoding these proteins:
- the treZ gene encoding malto-oligosyltrehalose trehalohydrolase yields the protein MAGTKRSHLMPFGTRLLDDGRVNFRLWAPGADKVELCLQGDAPEVRLHMAAEDEGWYGITTELAGTGFYYQYLIDGKHHVPDPASRYQPQDVHGSSQVIDPAAWQWQDHHWQGRTWESAVFYELHVGAFSGEGNFAGVRKQLDYLADLGVTAIQLMPVADFFGRRNWGYDGVLPFAPAGCYGTPDELKELVDAAHAKGLMIFNDVVYNHFGPEGNYLRLYAPEFFTPDHDTAWGDAINFGQSHWVRQYFIHNALYWLEEYHFDGLRFDAAHNIFDHRQPHFLEELADAVRQGPGYDRHVYLILENDNNAGHYLRRGKNSPRHYFDAQWNDDLHHVLHVLLTGETFGFYRDYRDRTIHLLGRCLTQGFAYQGEASPYRAGQPRGAPSPDLPLTAFISFLQNHDQIGNRPLGGRITELCPAEAVRAATAIVLLAPSLPLLFMGEEWACTRPFPYFIDFPEELGRQVAAGRRQEFADFPEFEGETAPGALPPPNALPTYQSAILHWEEITRLPHRQWLDFHRELLRIRKREIIPRLHGVTGKQARYRLIADRSLQVQWQLNGGAILTLTANLGAIEANAECPAAGRVLYASAGEPQETLRQGKLPPWSVLFCLEEPDDDRVDSRLSASPRK from the coding sequence ATGGCGGGAACAAAAAGATCGCATCTGATGCCTTTCGGAACCCGGTTGCTCGACGACGGCCGGGTGAACTTCCGCCTGTGGGCGCCCGGAGCGGATAAAGTCGAGTTATGCCTGCAAGGCGATGCCCCCGAAGTCAGGCTGCACATGGCCGCCGAAGACGAAGGCTGGTACGGCATTACCACCGAACTGGCCGGTACCGGGTTTTATTACCAGTACCTGATCGACGGCAAGCATCATGTGCCGGATCCCGCCTCCCGCTATCAGCCTCAGGACGTGCACGGTTCGAGCCAGGTAATCGATCCCGCGGCTTGGCAATGGCAGGACCACCACTGGCAGGGGCGAACCTGGGAAAGCGCGGTGTTCTACGAGCTGCATGTCGGGGCTTTTTCCGGGGAAGGCAATTTTGCCGGCGTCAGGAAACAGCTGGATTATCTGGCCGATCTGGGCGTCACCGCGATTCAGCTGATGCCGGTCGCCGATTTTTTCGGCCGGCGCAACTGGGGCTATGACGGGGTGCTGCCGTTCGCGCCGGCGGGCTGCTACGGAACGCCCGACGAGCTGAAAGAGCTGGTCGATGCCGCGCACGCGAAAGGCCTGATGATTTTCAACGATGTGGTTTATAACCATTTCGGGCCGGAAGGGAATTATCTCCGCCTTTACGCGCCGGAGTTTTTTACCCCGGACCATGATACCGCCTGGGGCGATGCGATCAATTTCGGGCAAAGCCACTGGGTGCGCCAATACTTTATCCACAATGCCCTATATTGGCTCGAAGAATACCATTTCGACGGCCTGCGTTTCGATGCCGCGCACAACATTTTCGATCACCGGCAACCCCACTTTCTGGAGGAACTGGCCGACGCGGTCCGCCAGGGGCCGGGCTACGACCGCCATGTCTACCTGATCCTGGAAAACGACAACAATGCCGGCCATTATCTAAGGCGTGGCAAGAACAGCCCGCGGCATTATTTCGATGCCCAGTGGAACGACGACCTGCATCATGTCCTGCACGTGCTGTTGACCGGGGAAACCTTCGGATTCTACCGGGACTACCGTGACCGGACGATACATCTGCTGGGCCGGTGCCTGACGCAAGGCTTCGCCTACCAGGGGGAAGCCTCGCCCTACCGGGCCGGGCAACCGCGCGGCGCGCCCAGCCCGGACCTGCCGCTCACCGCCTTCATCTCCTTCCTGCAGAATCATGACCAGATCGGCAACCGGCCGCTAGGCGGGCGGATCACCGAACTCTGCCCGGCCGAAGCCGTGCGCGCGGCAACCGCGATCGTTTTGCTGGCGCCCTCGCTCCCGCTGCTGTTCATGGGCGAGGAATGGGCCTGCACTCGGCCTTTCCCTTATTTTATCGATTTTCCGGAGGAACTCGGCCGGCAAGTGGCGGCAGGGCGGCGGCAGGAGTTTGCCGATTTTCCGGAGTTCGAAGGCGAAACGGCGCCCGGCGCCCTGCCGCCGCCGAATGCGCTGCCAACCTATCAGTCGGCGATTCTGCACTGGGAAGAAATCACGCGGCTGCCGCACCGGCAATGGCTGGATTTTCACCGGGAATTGCTGCGCATCCGCAAGCGCGAAATCATCCCGAGGCTGCACGGCGTCACCGGAAAACAGGCCCGCTACCGGCTGATCGCCGACCGCTCTCTTCAGGTGCAGTGGCAGTTGAACGGCGGCGCGATACTGACGTTGACCGCCAACCTGGGCGCTATCGAGGCAAATGCGGAATGCCCTGCCGCCGGCAGGGTGTTGTACGCCAGTGCCGGCGAGCCGCAGGAAACGTTGCGGCAAGGAAAATTACCGCCGTGGTCGGTCCTGTTCTGCCTGGAGGAACCTGATGATGATCGAGTCGACAGCCGGCTATCCGCTTCCCCGCGAAAGTGA